In one Deltaproteobacteria bacterium genomic region, the following are encoded:
- a CDS encoding lytic transglycosylase domain-containing protein: MAQIQKHVNAAAKAFHLDPALIKAIIKAESSFDPFAVSLAGAKGLMQLMPKTAAELKVKDSYNIQENIFGGSRYLRRLLDRYKGNLKLALAAYNLGPQNIIRGKKIPPVRETRYYIQKVMKYYQVFKKNE, encoded by the coding sequence ATGGCGCAAATTCAGAAACACGTTAATGCTGCGGCCAAGGCCTTTCATTTAGACCCAGCCTTGATTAAAGCGATCATTAAAGCTGAATCGTCCTTTGACCCCTTTGCCGTCTCCTTGGCCGGCGCCAAGGGCTTGATGCAGCTCATGCCAAAAACCGCGGCTGAATTGAAGGTTAAAGATTCTTACAACATTCAGGAAAATATTTTTGGCGGAAGCAGGTATTTACGTCGCCTCCTGGATCGGTATAAAGGAAATCTCAAGCTGGCGCTGGCAGCATATAATTTAGGTCCTCAAAACATTATTAGGGGTAAGAAAATACCCCCTGTACGTGAAACCAGGTATTATATTCAGAAGGTTATGAAGTACTATCAGGTTTTTAAAAAAAATGAATGA
- the fsa gene encoding fructose-6-phosphate aldolase — MKFFLDTANVDEIKEAVSMGLVDGVTTNPSLIAKEKADYRTRIKEICEIVDGPVSAEVLGLEVDEMIKEARELSKIHPNVVVKIPITTEGIKATKALSQEGIKINVTLVFSATQALLAAKAGASYVSPFIGRLDDISTVGMDLVEQIVTIFGNYGFETEIIVASIRHPGHVLEAALLDADIATIPFKVIKQLSQHPLTDIGLKRFLDDWEKAKSN, encoded by the coding sequence ATGAAATTCTTTCTGGATACGGCTAACGTGGATGAGATCAAGGAAGCTGTCAGTATGGGCCTTGTAGATGGAGTCACGACCAACCCGTCCTTGATCGCTAAAGAAAAAGCTGATTACAGGACCAGGATCAAGGAAATATGCGAGATAGTGGACGGTCCGGTCAGTGCTGAGGTGCTCGGTCTTGAAGTTGATGAGATGATTAAAGAAGCCCGGGAGCTATCCAAAATCCACCCTAATGTTGTGGTTAAAATTCCGATAACAACCGAAGGAATAAAGGCCACCAAGGCCTTATCGCAGGAAGGGATCAAGATCAATGTCACCCTGGTCTTTTCAGCGACCCAAGCTTTGCTGGCCGCTAAAGCTGGGGCATCTTATGTCAGCCCTTTTATCGGGCGGCTGGATGACATCTCGACCGTGGGTATGGACCTGGTCGAACAAATTGTAACGATCTTCGGTAACTATGGTTTTGAAACCGAAATCATCGTTGCAAGTATTCGCCATCCAGGCCATGTGCTTGAGGCAGCCCTGCTGGATGCGGATATCGCGACCATCCCATTTAAAGTCATCAAACAATTAAGCCAACATCCTTTAACAGATATCGGGCTGAAGCGGTTCCTTGATGATTGGGAAAAAGCAAAAAGTAATTAA
- a CDS encoding YHS domain-containing protein: MIYLRWVLIILLFYLIYRVLKGLIRPRPRSETQGVRSKPNNIRNNAYGNDLLVQDPHCGVYLPRSEAVANTVNGQTFYFCSEDCKEEFLKAQK, from the coding sequence ATGATCTATTTGCGCTGGGTTCTCATAATACTTCTCTTTTATCTCATTTATCGAGTACTTAAGGGCCTGATCCGGCCCCGTCCTCGATCAGAGACTCAGGGGGTCCGATCCAAGCCCAACAATATCAGGAATAATGCATATGGTAATGATCTGCTGGTGCAAGACCCCCATTGCGGAGTCTACCTGCCTCGATCTGAGGCGGTTGCTAATACGGTTAATGGGCAGACCTTTTATTTCTGCAGCGAAGATTGCAAAGAAGAGTTCCTAAAGGCACAGAAATAA
- the folK gene encoding 2-amino-4-hydroxy-6-hydroxymethyldihydropteridine diphosphokinase, which produces MIASLTSTALGLGSNLGDREKNLETALDKLGSLSETTVLKVSHYYLTQPLGRTDQDWFLNAAVLLDTKLRPRQLLQEILRIEQEMGRVRKEKWEPRLIDLDVLFLGQEVIEEKDLQIPHPHLSQRRFVLLPLAEIAPKWVHPVLKLTPGEMLNQLSKEGQEAIRV; this is translated from the coding sequence ATTATAGCCTCCTTAACATCAACTGCTCTCGGACTGGGTTCAAATCTGGGAGACCGTGAGAAGAACCTTGAGACCGCTCTGGATAAACTAGGCTCTCTGAGTGAGACGACGGTGTTGAAGGTGTCTCATTACTACTTGACACAGCCTCTGGGCCGAACTGATCAGGACTGGTTTCTTAACGCGGCCGTTCTTCTTGATACAAAGCTGAGGCCTCGCCAATTATTACAGGAGATACTGAGGATTGAACAGGAGATGGGCCGGGTCAGAAAGGAGAAGTGGGAGCCGCGTTTGATTGATCTGGACGTTCTTTTTTTGGGGCAGGAGGTTATTGAGGAAAAGGATCTTCAAATTCCACACCCACATCTGAGTCAGCGCCGATTTGTGCTGCTGCCTTTAGCAGAGATAGCCCCGAAATGGGTGCATCCTGTCTTAAAGCTAACCCCAGGAGAGATGTTGAATCAATTGTCAAAAGAAGGCCAGGAGGCGATCCGGGTATGA
- a CDS encoding LL-diaminopimelate aminotransferase produces MFEVEEAQRLKALPPYLFAEIDRKKQECLDKGMDIINLGIGDPDRPTPDHIITRLNQAARDGANHQYPAYSGMNDFRQAVADWYKRRFKVSLDPDNEILTLIGSKEGIAHIPLSFVNPGDTVLVPDPAYPVYKIGTIFASGLPYYMPLKEENGFLPDFSAIPLDVAKRAKMMFVNYPNNPTAADASLDFYNEVVEFAKAHKIIAVNDAAYSEICFDGHESPSFLQAAGALEVGLEFHSLSKTYNMTGWRIGWVAGRSEVVQGLARVKENVDSGVFQAVQFAGIEALQGDQSSVAEMRRMYARRRDVLAAGLRDFGLSVRIPLATFYLWVKVPNGYTSASFTTRLLEETGVVCTPGYGFGPAGEGYVRFALTKEEDRLQEAVSRIGTLKL; encoded by the coding sequence ATGTTCGAGGTTGAAGAAGCGCAGCGCCTGAAAGCGCTACCGCCCTATCTATTTGCAGAAATTGACCGGAAAAAACAAGAATGTCTGGATAAAGGCATGGACATCATTAACCTCGGAATCGGTGATCCGGATCGTCCCACTCCAGACCATATCATCACTCGACTCAATCAAGCCGCCAGGGATGGAGCCAACCACCAGTACCCTGCTTACAGCGGCATGAATGACTTTCGACAAGCTGTGGCTGATTGGTACAAGCGCCGTTTTAAAGTGAGTCTTGATCCAGACAACGAAATTTTGACTCTTATCGGTTCTAAAGAAGGCATCGCCCATATCCCGCTGTCTTTTGTCAATCCCGGAGATACGGTCCTGGTGCCTGACCCGGCCTACCCGGTTTACAAGATCGGGACCATCTTTGCCAGCGGCCTTCCCTATTACATGCCTCTGAAGGAGGAAAACGGTTTTTTACCCGACTTTTCGGCTATCCCGTTGGATGTGGCTAAAAGGGCTAAGATGATGTTTGTCAACTATCCCAACAACCCGACCGCAGCCGACGCCAGCCTGGATTTTTACAACGAGGTGGTGGAATTTGCCAAAGCACATAAGATCATTGCCGTAAATGACGCAGCTTATTCTGAAATTTGCTTTGACGGGCATGAATCTCCCAGCTTTCTCCAGGCCGCGGGAGCCTTGGAAGTCGGCCTTGAATTTCATTCCCTTTCCAAAACCTATAACATGACCGGCTGGCGCATTGGATGGGTGGCGGGCCGGTCTGAGGTGGTACAGGGACTGGCCCGGGTTAAAGAAAACGTAGACTCCGGTGTTTTTCAGGCGGTGCAATTTGCCGGAATCGAGGCCCTTCAAGGAGACCAAAGCTCTGTGGCAGAAATGCGAAGAATGTATGCCCGGCGGCGGGATGTGCTGGCCGCAGGGCTGAGGGATTTTGGGCTTTCGGTGCGTATACCCCTGGCCACCTTTTATCTGTGGGTCAAGGTGCCAAATGGCTATACCTCTGCAAGTTTTACCACCAGGCTTCTTGAAGAAACCGGCGTCGTCTGCACCCCGGGCTATGGTTTTGGTCCGGCGGGTGAGGGTTATGTCCGGTTTGCCTTGACCAAGGAAGAAGATCGGCTTCAGGAAGCGGTGAGCCGAATCGGAACGCTGAAATTATAG
- a CDS encoding fumarylacetoacetate hydrolase family protein: protein MRLVRFKPKDEADVRAGLVEQESILELAGDIFGLYERTGRAFGQRQVILEAPCSPTKIVCLGLNYKDHASEFNSELPEEPLLFLKPASSVIGPGAPIICPSQSKRVDYEAELAVVMGRKANHVPAFEALDYVLGYTCLNDVTARDLQQKDGQWTRAKGFDTFCPLGPAIETDLDPSDLAIEAWLNGEQKQASSTSQLVFDIRTLIEYISSVMTLEPGDVIATGTPSGVGPLTEGDTIEVRIQGVGSLINPVIC, encoded by the coding sequence ATGAGGTTAGTCCGTTTCAAACCAAAAGATGAAGCTGATGTCAGGGCGGGGCTGGTCGAGCAGGAAAGCATCTTGGAGCTTGCGGGAGATATCTTTGGGCTCTATGAAAGAACCGGCAGAGCCTTTGGCCAGCGACAGGTTATCCTTGAAGCGCCGTGCAGCCCGACCAAGATTGTCTGCCTGGGACTCAATTATAAAGATCATGCATCTGAATTCAATAGCGAATTGCCTGAAGAGCCCCTCTTGTTTTTAAAACCGGCTTCATCTGTCATCGGTCCCGGCGCACCCATTATTTGCCCCTCTCAAAGCAAGAGAGTGGATTACGAAGCAGAACTGGCCGTGGTCATGGGCCGGAAAGCCAATCATGTTCCTGCGTTTGAGGCCTTGGATTATGTTCTGGGTTACACCTGTTTAAATGATGTTACAGCTCGGGATTTACAGCAAAAAGATGGGCAGTGGACTCGCGCCAAAGGTTTTGATACCTTCTGCCCACTGGGGCCAGCTATCGAAACCGACCTTGATCCCTCAGACCTGGCTATTGAAGCCTGGTTGAACGGCGAACAAAAACAGGCCTCAAGCACTAGCCAGCTGGTTTTTGATATCAGAACATTGATTGAATATATCAGCTCGGTTATGACCCTGGAACCAGGAGACGTCATCGCTACGGGCACACCTTCAGGGGTCGGACCACTGACTGAAGGTGATACAATAGAAGTCAGGATTCAGGGGGTGGGCAGCCTGATTAACCCGGTAATTTGTTAG
- a CDS encoding 4-hydroxy-tetrahydrodipicolinate synthase, whose translation MFGGAMVAIVTPFSNGQVDEDAFRRLINFQIENGTQAIIPCGTTGESATLSHDEHKRVVEFVIKEVDGRIPVVAGSGSNNTIEAIELTRHVQEAGADGALMILPYYNKPTQEGIYQHFKAVAEAVSLPIIMYNIPSRTGVNMLPGTVARLAKIDNIVGVKESSGDLIQMTQIVELCGEDFDLISGDDPLILPVMAVGGKGVISVASNVVPKEISNMISAFREGDLARSREIFLHLQPIFRALFLETNPIPVKMALGFMGMINPEMRLPLYPMGEENTKKLKKVLADYSLLN comes from the coding sequence ATGTTTGGCGGAGCTATGGTGGCTATTGTCACCCCATTTTCCAATGGTCAGGTTGATGAGGATGCCTTTCGGCGCTTAATCAATTTCCAGATCGAAAATGGCACGCAAGCCATTATTCCCTGTGGGACCACCGGTGAGTCAGCCACACTTTCTCATGATGAACATAAGCGTGTGGTGGAGTTTGTGATCAAAGAGGTGGATGGCCGAATTCCGGTTGTGGCCGGGAGCGGATCAAACAACACCATAGAAGCCATTGAATTGACACGGCATGTTCAGGAGGCTGGGGCCGACGGCGCTCTGATGATCCTGCCTTATTATAACAAGCCGACCCAGGAAGGCATTTACCAGCATTTCAAGGCTGTGGCCGAGGCTGTTTCTCTGCCAATCATTATGTATAATATCCCGAGCCGGACTGGCGTCAATATGCTGCCCGGCACCGTGGCTCGGCTGGCTAAGATTGATAATATCGTTGGCGTCAAGGAGTCTTCAGGCGATCTGATCCAGATGACGCAGATAGTCGAACTGTGCGGGGAGGACTTCGATCTCATCTCAGGAGACGATCCCTTAATCCTGCCTGTAATGGCTGTGGGCGGGAAAGGCGTTATCTCTGTGGCTTCTAATGTCGTCCCCAAAGAAATATCTAATATGATTTCGGCCTTCCGGGAAGGCGACCTGGCCCGATCCCGTGAAATTTTTTTACATTTACAACCTATCTTTCGGGCCCTCTTCCTGGAAACAAATCCGATTCCGGTCAAGATGGCTTTAGGATTTATGGGGATGATTAATCCGGAGATGCGATTGCCACTGTATCCCATGGGTGAGGAGAACACGAAAAAATTGAAAAAAGTCCTTGCTGACTACAGCCTTCTAAACTGA
- a CDS encoding diaminopimelate epimerase, which produces MEGLEFYKMSGHGNDFILVDNRKKQVKDEGMAPLVRAVCRRRLSIGADGMIFIENGPPEVDFAWRFFNSDGSEPEMCGNGSRCAARFAYMMGIAPAKMSFLTLAGVIRAEVNAETVKVELTPPKDPRLGYTLEVNGQTVTLSSLNTGVPHGVIFLGDVETASVKELGRAIRFHPLFEPAGTNVNFAQVLDRHYISNRTYERGVEDETMACGTGCIAVGLLAALHGWVDSPTRIMTRGGEELIIYFTQTQDGFENIFLEGPVRVVCHGQIGPDALI; this is translated from the coding sequence ATGGAAGGCCTTGAATTTTATAAGATGAGCGGCCATGGCAACGACTTCATCCTGGTGGATAATCGAAAAAAGCAGGTTAAGGATGAAGGCATGGCGCCCCTGGTCAGGGCCGTTTGCCGTCGCCGCTTGAGTATCGGAGCGGACGGGATGATCTTCATCGAAAATGGACCGCCTGAAGTGGATTTTGCATGGCGATTCTTTAACTCCGACGGAAGCGAGCCGGAGATGTGCGGCAATGGCAGCCGATGCGCCGCCCGTTTCGCTTATATGATGGGGATTGCTCCGGCTAAAATGAGCTTTCTAACCCTGGCCGGAGTTATTCGAGCCGAGGTTAATGCTGAGACCGTCAAGGTTGAGTTGACACCGCCAAAAGACCCCCGGTTAGGATATACGCTTGAGGTAAATGGCCAAACAGTGACTCTTTCCAGCCTGAACACAGGTGTCCCTCATGGAGTGATCTTTCTCGGTGATGTTGAAACTGCCTCAGTAAAAGAGCTGGGACGAGCTATCCGTTTCCATCCTCTTTTTGAACCGGCCGGGACCAATGTAAACTTTGCCCAGGTACTTGACCGGCATTATATTTCCAATCGGACTTATGAACGCGGTGTGGAAGATGAGACCATGGCTTGCGGTACAGGCTGTATTGCGGTCGGGCTCTTAGCGGCGCTTCATGGCTGGGTGGATTCCCCGACCAGGATCATGACCAGAGGGGGCGAGGAGTTAATTATATATTTCACGCAAACCCAAGACGGTTTTGAAAATATATTTTTAGAGGGCCCGGTCAGGGTCGTTTGTCATGGCCAAATAGGGCCGGATGCCTTAATTTAG
- the lysA gene encoding diaminopimelate decarboxylase has translation MHHFNYKNGELYCEDLPLTDLAEEVGTPTYVYSHATLTRHFFAFDRAFDEHPHLTCYSVKSSSNLSLLRLFSNLGAGADIVSGGELFRALKAGVPPERIVFSGVGKTREEITNALKADILMLNVESSQELTLINELAQEMEKQAPVALRINPDIDPKTHPYITTGLREQKFGIHFNQALSEYCRARTLPGIEVKGLDCHIGSQLTEVGPFTDSVTRLLVLLDRLKELGIELTYLDLGGGLGVTYNDETPPEPDEYARAIREALAGCDLTLILEPGRVLVGNAGILLCRVLYTKPGPEKNFIIVDAAMNDLIRPSLYDSFHAIQPVVLNDRPQIIADVVGPICESGDFLALNRDLPVFAPGELMAVMSAGAYSYVMSSNYNSRPRPAEVLVRGHEYFIIRARESYEDLTRGEEIPDFLLKGA, from the coding sequence ATGCATCACTTTAATTATAAAAATGGAGAACTATATTGTGAAGACCTGCCTCTGACGGACTTGGCCGAGGAGGTGGGCACTCCGACCTATGTATACAGCCACGCCACCCTTACCAGACACTTCTTCGCCTTTGACCGGGCCTTTGATGAGCACCCTCACCTGACCTGCTATTCGGTCAAATCAAGTTCCAATCTCAGCCTGCTTCGTCTGTTTTCCAACCTGGGGGCCGGTGCGGATATTGTCTCCGGCGGTGAGCTCTTCCGCGCGCTAAAGGCGGGCGTGCCTCCGGAAAGGATTGTCTTTTCAGGGGTGGGAAAGACAAGGGAGGAGATTACCAACGCGCTCAAAGCAGATATTTTAATGTTAAATGTGGAATCATCCCAGGAGCTGACGCTGATCAACGAGCTAGCTCAGGAGATGGAAAAACAGGCGCCAGTAGCGCTCAGGATCAACCCTGACATTGATCCCAAGACGCACCCTTATATCACTACCGGGCTTAGAGAACAGAAATTCGGGATTCATTTTAATCAGGCTCTTTCGGAATACTGCCGGGCCAGGACTTTACCGGGGATTGAAGTCAAGGGCCTCGACTGCCATATAGGCTCACAATTGACGGAAGTCGGCCCGTTTACTGATTCCGTGACTCGGCTTCTGGTGCTGCTGGACCGATTAAAGGAGTTGGGGATTGAGCTGACATATCTTGACCTTGGTGGCGGTCTTGGTGTTACTTATAATGACGAAACGCCGCCGGAACCCGATGAATATGCCAGAGCGATCCGGGAGGCCTTAGCTGGGTGCGACCTGACCCTGATTTTGGAACCGGGCCGCGTCCTGGTTGGTAACGCGGGCATTTTACTCTGCCGTGTTCTGTACACCAAACCCGGTCCTGAAAAAAACTTTATTATTGTTGATGCGGCCATGAACGACCTTATTCGACCCAGTCTTTATGATTCTTTCCACGCCATCCAGCCGGTGGTCCTGAACGACCGCCCTCAAATCATTGCTGACGTGGTCGGGCCGATCTGTGAAAGCGGCGATTTTCTGGCTCTCAACCGTGACCTGCCTGTTTTCGCGCCCGGAGAACTCATGGCCGTTATGAGCGCAGGCGCTTACAGTTATGTCATGAGCTCGAATTACAATTCCAGACCCAGACCGGCGGAAGTGCTCGTGCGCGGGCATGAGTATTTCATTATTCGTGCGCGAGAAAGCTATGAAGACCTGACTCGGGGTGAAGAGATTCCTGATTTTCTTCTCAAAGGAGCCTGA
- the argH gene encoding argininosuccinate lyase yields MKTGAKPWGGRFTRATDDLLESFSASVHFDYKLYPYDIAGSIAHARMLEKVDLLTQTEAELIIKGLEEIKAEIEAGKFTWDPKLEDVHMNIEQALVDKIGAKGEKLHTARSRNDQVALDTRLYLKDTLRIIGDGIKDLRVALVRQGQACQDLVMPGYTHLQRAQPILLAHHLLAYNEMLKRDMTRFKDLYPRVDIMPLGSAALAGTGLPIDMAFVARELNFAQVVTNSLDGVSDRDYIIEFLAVAAILMMHLSRLSEDLILWATSEFGFIDLPDDLCTGSSIMPQKKNPDVPELIRAKTGRVYGNLMGLLTVMKGLPLSYNRDLQEDKEPLFDTTETLTQILPLMARLVSRLVFKAEKMRSAAEDPFITATDLADYLVKQGIPFRQAHEQVGKLVRYCLENNLSLVDLDESELIKLCPGAGSGVKKELTLEASLNARVSPGGTAPEQVKAALKQALEELGS; encoded by the coding sequence ATGAAAACAGGGGCGAAACCCTGGGGCGGCCGGTTCACCCGGGCTACGGACGATCTTTTGGAGTCGTTTTCAGCCTCAGTTCATTTTGATTACAAGCTTTATCCGTATGACATCGCCGGCAGCATTGCTCACGCCCGGATGCTGGAAAAGGTGGACCTGCTGACCCAGACTGAGGCCGAGCTGATTATCAAAGGCCTTGAAGAGATCAAGGCCGAAATAGAAGCAGGTAAGTTTACCTGGGACCCCAAGCTCGAAGATGTTCACATGAATATCGAGCAGGCCCTTGTGGATAAGATTGGCGCGAAAGGAGAAAAGCTCCACACCGCCCGCAGCCGCAACGATCAGGTTGCCTTAGATACCCGACTTTATCTTAAGGATACCCTGCGTATTATTGGTGACGGAATCAAAGACCTGCGGGTGGCCCTGGTTCGTCAGGGCCAGGCCTGCCAGGACTTAGTCATGCCTGGATACACTCACCTTCAGCGGGCTCAACCCATTTTACTGGCTCACCACCTCCTGGCTTACAACGAGATGCTTAAAAGAGACATGACGCGCTTTAAGGACTTGTATCCGCGGGTGGATATCATGCCACTGGGGAGCGCGGCCCTGGCCGGGACCGGGCTTCCCATTGACATGGCATTCGTGGCCCGTGAGCTCAATTTTGCCCAGGTGGTGACCAACAGCCTGGATGGCGTCTCAGACCGGGATTACATCATCGAATTCTTAGCCGTGGCAGCCATCCTGATGATGCACCTTTCCAGGCTGTCCGAGGACCTGATTCTTTGGGCCACCTCAGAGTTTGGGTTCATTGACCTGCCTGATGATTTATGCACCGGATCATCAATCATGCCTCAGAAAAAAAATCCGGATGTCCCTGAATTAATTCGAGCGAAGACCGGCCGTGTTTATGGGAACCTGATGGGGCTCCTCACAGTCATGAAGGGCCTGCCGCTTTCCTATAACCGGGATTTGCAGGAAGATAAAGAACCCCTCTTTGACACGACCGAGACGCTGACCCAGATACTTCCGCTTATGGCTCGCCTGGTTTCGCGTTTGGTCTTCAAGGCCGAAAAGATGCGCTCCGCAGCGGAAGACCCCTTCATTACGGCCACAGATCTGGCTGACTATCTGGTTAAACAGGGGATACCCTTTCGCCAGGCCCACGAACAGGTCGGAAAGCTGGTCCGCTACTGTCTGGAAAATAATTTGAGCCTGGTGGACCTTGATGAGAGTGAACTAATTAAACTCTGTCCAGGGGCAGGTTCAGGCGTTAAGAAGGAGCTGACTTTGGAGGCTTCACTAAATGCCAGGGTTTCACCAGGTGGAACCGCCCCTGAGCAGGTCAAGGCTGCTCTTAAGCAAGCCTTGGAAGAGCTTGGTTCGTAA
- a CDS encoding argininosuccinate synthase has translation MKKADKIVLAYSGGLDTSVILKWLCEEYGAEVIAFAADLGQGDQELSGLEQKARATGASKVYVDDLKEEFVRDYVFPALKANAVYEGAYLLGTSLARPLIARRQVEIARMEKADGVAHGATGKGNDQIRFELTYMALMPSLTIIAPWRVWDFKSRSDLIKFAQKYEIPVPVTEEKPYSSDRNLLHVSFEGGVLEDPWVEPDESMFLMSVSPEKAPDKPTYIEIDFQAGVPYALDEVKLSPASLLAKLNELGGQNGIGRVDMVENRFVGMKSRGVYETPGGTILHAAHRALESITLDREVMHMKDNLIPQYAELVYNGFWFSPEMKALQALIDSTQEEVTGTVRMKLYKGNCIVAGRRSDRSLYHTGFATFEEDMVYNQKDAEGFIRLNGLRLKINRLLRG, from the coding sequence TTGAAAAAAGCAGATAAGATCGTACTGGCCTATTCCGGGGGTCTGGATACGTCCGTTATTTTAAAGTGGCTGTGTGAAGAATACGGGGCTGAAGTGATCGCCTTTGCCGCGGATCTGGGGCAAGGCGACCAGGAGCTCAGCGGCCTTGAGCAGAAGGCCCGGGCCACCGGCGCCAGCAAGGTCTATGTGGACGACCTTAAGGAAGAATTTGTGCGGGACTATGTCTTTCCCGCCCTCAAGGCCAACGCGGTCTATGAAGGCGCTTACCTCCTGGGCACTTCCCTCGCCCGGCCGTTAATCGCCAGACGTCAGGTGGAGATCGCCCGCATGGAAAAAGCTGATGGGGTCGCTCACGGAGCCACAGGCAAAGGTAATGACCAGATTCGCTTCGAACTGACGTATATGGCCCTCATGCCTTCTTTAACCATTATTGCGCCCTGGCGTGTTTGGGACTTCAAGTCCCGATCTGACCTGATTAAATTCGCTCAAAAATACGAAATCCCGGTCCCGGTCACTGAGGAGAAACCTTACAGCAGCGATCGAAACCTTTTGCACGTCAGCTTTGAAGGCGGGGTCCTGGAAGACCCCTGGGTCGAGCCGGATGAATCCATGTTCCTCATGTCTGTTTCACCGGAAAAAGCTCCGGATAAACCAACCTATATTGAAATTGATTTCCAAGCCGGTGTGCCTTACGCCCTGGACGAGGTAAAGCTCTCCCCGGCTAGTCTTTTAGCCAAACTGAATGAGCTGGGCGGTCAGAATGGCATCGGCCGGGTGGACATGGTCGAGAACCGTTTTGTGGGCATGAAGTCACGCGGGGTGTATGAGACGCCGGGCGGAACCATCCTTCATGCAGCTCACCGGGCCCTGGAATCCATTACTCTTGACCGAGAGGTGATGCACATGAAGGATAATCTTATCCCTCAATATGCAGAACTGGTTTACAATGGCTTTTGGTTCTCCCCGGAGATGAAGGCCCTTCAGGCCTTAATTGATTCGACTCAAGAAGAAGTCACCGGAACCGTCAGAATGAAGCTTTACAAAGGCAACTGCATCGTGGCCGGTCGTCGTTCTGATCGCTCTCTTTACCACACTGGTTTTGCCACCTTTGAAGAGGATATGGTTTACAACCAGAAAGACGCCGAGGGCTTCATCCGCTTAAACGGCCTCAGACTCAAAATCAACCGCCTCCTTAGAGGTTAA
- the argF gene encoding ornithine carbamoyltransferase yields MKRHFLTINDLERSEVLSLFTEAARLKAERADHRHTAPLAHRTVGMLFDKPSTRTRVSFEAGVYKLGGSVVFLHRSETQFARNEPISHSARVLSSYLDALIIRTYDQAELEEMASYATVPIVNALTDMYHPCQVLSDMFTIWEKRGKLDNLKVAWIGDGNNMANSWINAAALMGFELALAVPQGYDPRPEILEEARSKSSKTITLTRDPQEAVRKAEAINTDVWASMGQEDEAEARAEVFQMYQVNNELLSYAEPEAVVLHCLPAHLGEEITAEVLEGPRSVVFEQAENKLHVQKALLKFLILGQLD; encoded by the coding sequence ATGAAAAGACATTTCCTCACCATTAACGATTTAGAGCGATCTGAGGTTCTATCATTATTTACCGAGGCCGCCAGGCTGAAGGCAGAGAGGGCCGACCATCGTCATACCGCCCCTCTCGCCCACCGGACGGTCGGCATGCTCTTTGACAAGCCCTCGACCCGAACCAGGGTTTCTTTTGAAGCTGGAGTCTATAAACTTGGAGGCTCGGTCGTCTTTCTGCACCGTTCTGAAACCCAGTTCGCCAGAAACGAGCCCATATCTCACTCGGCCAGGGTCCTCTCCTCATACCTGGACGCCCTAATCATTCGAACCTATGATCAGGCCGAACTGGAAGAGATGGCCAGCTATGCGACCGTACCGATTGTTAACGCCCTGACCGACATGTATCACCCCTGCCAGGTCCTGTCCGACATGTTTACCATCTGGGAAAAAAGAGGGAAACTCGACAATCTGAAAGTGGCCTGGATTGGAGACGGTAACAACATGGCCAATTCCTGGATCAACGCCGCCGCGCTCATGGGTTTCGAGCTTGCCTTGGCCGTGCCCCAGGGTTATGACCCCAGGCCTGAAATTTTAGAGGAAGCTAGATCAAAATCAAGCAAAACGATAACCCTGACCCGCGATCCGCAAGAAGCGGTCAGAAAGGCAGAAGCCATCAACACGGACGTCTGGGCCAGCATGGGGCAGGAGGACGAAGCCGAGGCGAGAGCCGAGGTCTTTCAAATGTATCAGGTCAATAATGAGCTTTTATCTTATGCTGAGCCAGAGGCCGTGGTCTTGCACTGTCTGCCAGCCCATCTAGGCGAAGAGATTACAGCAGAAGTCCTGGAAGGCCCCCGGTCCGTGGTCTTTGAGCAGGCAGAAAACAAGCTTCATGTCCAGAAGGCCCTGCTTAAATTTTTAATCCTGGGTCAACTGGACTGA